Proteins co-encoded in one Alcanivorax sp. genomic window:
- a CDS encoding transporter encodes MSQRLLSVAVSAAISAFPAVSQAHYEGGRVDSHAPISVMGDHTHAKGEWMLSYRYMGMAMSGAKSGSESLSTNEAFAEIPGMGPMNMKALPYDMTMEMHMLGAMYAPTDNLTLLAMLPYTTNEMTTKTRMTMMMNTMEGEFDTETSGIGDASLGGLYKFYDQDGYRLHLNLVVGLPTGSIEEEDFIPMAGRELQLPYPMQLGSGSYEARPGITLNKQYASWSWGAQASAKIALDENDQGYKLGSRKYLTAWAAKPLSPWASVSLAAYKSWWSDIQGEAEDLTISPMMNPAADPEAKGGQRLDIGVGLNLLGKNGALKGHRLAMEYKAPVQESLHGIQMETDYTFTVGWQKAFK; translated from the coding sequence ATGTCCCAACGTCTTCTTTCTGTTGCTGTTTCTGCCGCCATTTCCGCCTTTCCCGCCGTTTCCCAAGCCCATTATGAGGGTGGCCGCGTGGATAGCCATGCGCCTATTTCCGTCATGGGCGACCATACCCATGCCAAGGGCGAGTGGATGCTGTCCTACCGGTACATGGGCATGGCCATGAGCGGCGCCAAATCAGGTAGTGAGTCACTGAGCACCAACGAGGCGTTCGCTGAGATTCCCGGCATGGGCCCCATGAACATGAAGGCGCTGCCGTACGATATGACCATGGAAATGCATATGCTGGGGGCCATGTATGCGCCCACGGACAACCTGACCCTGCTGGCCATGTTGCCGTACACCACCAATGAGATGACCACCAAAACCCGCATGACCATGATGATGAATACCATGGAAGGCGAGTTTGATACGGAAACATCCGGTATAGGTGATGCCAGCCTGGGCGGCCTGTACAAGTTCTACGACCAGGACGGCTACCGCTTGCACCTGAATCTGGTGGTGGGTCTGCCCACTGGCTCCATTGAGGAAGAGGACTTTATTCCCATGGCGGGCCGGGAGCTGCAGTTGCCTTACCCCATGCAGCTGGGTTCAGGCAGTTACGAGGCGCGCCCGGGGATTACCCTGAACAAGCAGTACGCGAGCTGGAGCTGGGGCGCCCAGGCCAGCGCCAAGATTGCCCTGGATGAGAACGACCAGGGCTATAAATTGGGTTCGCGAAAGTACCTGACCGCCTGGGCCGCCAAGCCGCTTTCTCCCTGGGCATCCGTGTCACTGGCCGCCTACAAGAGCTGGTGGTCTGATATTCAGGGTGAGGCAGAAGACCTGACCATCTCTCCCATGATGAATCCGGCAGCTGACCCGGAAGCGAAAGGCGGTCAGCGGCTGGACATCGGTGTGGGCCTGAACCTGCTGGGCAAAAACGGCGCCTTGAAAGGCCACCGTCTGGCCATGGAGTACAAGGCACCTGTGCAGGAATCGCTGCACGGTATCCAGATGGAAACGGATTACACTTTCACCGTTGGATGGCAGAAAGCCTTTAAATAG
- a CDS encoding thrombospondin type 3 repeat-containing protein codes for MNSAMRALFSILMAASLALVLSGCEAEGDGSSGGNGNNNPNTRSLDTDGDGIPDNVDNCPLNANAMQEDQDGDGVGDVCDDDRDGDGEDNPTDNCPLVANPNQEDTDGDGIGDACDMDNDQDKDGIDDGVDNCPTTFNPEQGDVDGDGIGDVCDDDADGDGVDNTNDNCVYTANADQADTDTDGIGDACEDDRDGDTILDPNDNCMNLPNTDQADQDLDGIGDVCDDDRDGDGVDNDTDNCPLVANADQADSDGNGIGDVCDGGGGGDPTDTDGDGVPDATDNCPLIANHDQADGDGDGKGDVCDDDGFTCSATSTYQSIGNTDYTAFGSPSGLCLGCSVTDQANIIDGNNATFASMNIGVGLLAGFTSVGVEATVPANDFTADVVGFVVSDPTSALLNLELLGNFITVRYYDDGTEVESATVGGGLLDLDLLGLGANSDQRFISAPDPGVDFDAIELRYGGLLNANKTFRVHEVCAGTP; via the coding sequence ATGAATAGTGCAATGAGAGCTTTATTTTCAATACTGATGGCTGCCTCCCTGGCGCTGGTGCTGAGCGGTTGTGAAGCCGAAGGCGACGGCAGCAGTGGTGGTAACGGTAACAACAATCCCAACACCCGCTCTTTGGATACAGACGGTGACGGGATCCCGGACAACGTGGATAACTGCCCGCTGAATGCCAATGCCATGCAGGAAGACCAGGATGGTGATGGTGTCGGTGACGTCTGCGACGATGACCGTGACGGCGATGGCGAAGACAACCCCACCGATAACTGTCCGCTGGTGGCCAACCCGAATCAGGAAGACACTGACGGTGATGGCATCGGCGACGCCTGTGACATGGACAATGACCAGGACAAAGACGGCATCGATGACGGTGTAGACAACTGTCCGACTACCTTCAACCCGGAGCAGGGTGATGTGGACGGCGATGGTATTGGCGATGTCTGTGATGACGACGCCGATGGCGATGGCGTTGACAACACGAATGATAACTGTGTCTACACCGCTAACGCGGATCAAGCAGATACCGATACCGACGGTATTGGTGATGCCTGCGAAGATGACCGTGACGGTGACACCATTCTTGACCCGAACGACAACTGTATGAACCTGCCCAACACGGATCAGGCTGACCAGGACCTGGACGGCATCGGGGATGTGTGTGACGACGACCGCGATGGCGATGGCGTGGATAACGACACCGACAACTGCCCGCTGGTTGCCAATGCAGATCAAGCTGACAGCGACGGTAACGGTATTGGTGATGTGTGTGACGGTGGCGGCGGTGGCGATCCCACTGACACTGACGGTGACGGCGTGCCGGATGCCACCGACAACTGCCCGCTGATTGCGAACCACGACCAGGCAGACGGCGATGGCGATGGCAAGGGTGATGTGTGTGATGACGATGGCTTTACGTGTTCCGCCACCTCCACTTACCAGTCCATCGGTAACACTGACTACACTGCATTTGGTTCGCCTTCTGGACTGTGCCTTGGTTGTAGTGTCACTGATCAAGCCAACATTATTGATGGTAACAATGCGACCTTTGCATCCATGAATATTGGTGTGGGTTTGCTTGCTGGTTTCACGAGCGTTGGTGTGGAAGCCACTGTTCCCGCAAATGATTTCACTGCTGATGTTGTCGGCTTTGTGGTGAGTGATCCCACCTCGGCGTTGCTGAACCTGGAGCTGCTGGGTAACTTCATCACCGTTCGTTACTATGACGATGGAACCGAAGTGGAGAGCGCCACTGTGGGCGGTGGTCTGCTGGATCTGGACCTGTTGGGTCTCGGCGCCAACTCTGATCAGCGCTTTATCTCAGCACCGGATCCGGGTGTAGATTTCGACGCCATCGAGTTGCGGTATGGTGGTCTTCTGAACGCGAACAAGACGTTCCGTGTACATGAAGTGTGTGCCGGTACGCCCTGA
- a CDS encoding CaiB/BaiF CoA-transferase family protein, with amino-acid sequence MTGPLHGLTFIELAGIGPGPFCGMMLADMGATVIRVDRPGGNPHSAIGHTVLFRNRQNLALDLKKPEGIETVLKLCETADGIFEGFRPGVTERLGIGPEDCMARNPKLVYGRMTGWGQTGPLAQAAGHDMNYISLSGALHAMGRAGEKPAIPLNLVGDFGGGGMMLAFGMVCAALEAQRSGEGQEVDTSMVEGSAALMAMFYGLKSQGLFTDQRGTHMLDSGAHFYEVYETADGKYVSIGSIEPQFYAELCRIAELPAEDFGHQMNPPKWPEMKQKLADVIKRKTRDQWCELMEGTDVCFAPVLSIEEAPSHPHNVARESFVTVNGGVQPAPTPRFSRTGSGEVKPASTAGADSTAVLRTAGFSDEAIDKLIASGAIKQD; translated from the coding sequence ATGACAGGCCCACTTCACGGACTGACTTTCATCGAGCTGGCCGGCATTGGCCCCGGCCCCTTCTGCGGCATGATGCTTGCCGACATGGGCGCCACCGTGATTCGCGTTGATCGCCCCGGTGGCAATCCCCACTCTGCCATCGGCCACACCGTCCTGTTTCGCAACCGCCAGAACCTGGCGCTGGACCTGAAGAAGCCGGAAGGCATCGAAACCGTCCTCAAGCTGTGCGAAACCGCCGACGGTATCTTCGAAGGCTTCCGCCCCGGTGTCACCGAGCGATTGGGCATTGGCCCGGAAGACTGCATGGCCCGTAATCCCAAACTGGTTTACGGTCGTATGACCGGTTGGGGCCAGACCGGCCCGCTGGCCCAGGCCGCCGGCCACGACATGAACTACATCTCTCTGTCTGGTGCCTTGCATGCCATGGGCCGCGCCGGCGAAAAGCCAGCCATTCCCCTGAACTTGGTAGGCGACTTTGGTGGCGGCGGCATGATGCTCGCCTTCGGCATGGTCTGCGCCGCGCTGGAAGCTCAACGCTCCGGCGAAGGCCAGGAGGTCGACACCTCCATGGTAGAAGGTTCCGCGGCGCTGATGGCCATGTTCTATGGTCTCAAGTCCCAGGGGTTGTTTACCGACCAACGCGGCACCCACATGCTGGATTCCGGTGCCCACTTCTATGAGGTGTATGAAACCGCCGATGGGAAATACGTCTCTATTGGCAGTATCGAACCCCAGTTCTATGCCGAACTGTGCCGCATTGCCGAGCTGCCGGCAGAAGACTTCGGCCACCAGATGAACCCGCCCAAATGGCCGGAAATGAAACAAAAGCTGGCTGACGTCATCAAACGGAAGACCCGTGACCAGTGGTGCGAGCTGATGGAAGGCACCGATGTGTGCTTTGCGCCGGTGCTGAGCATTGAAGAAGCCCCTTCGCACCCTCATAACGTAGCCAGAGAGTCTTTTGTCACCGTGAATGGCGGCGTCCAGCCTGCGCCCACACCGCGCTTTTCCCGAACTGGCAGTGGTGAGGTCAAGCCGGCCAGCACCGCCGGCGCCGACAGCACCGCTGTGCTGCGTACTGCCGGTTTCAGTGACGAGGCCATCGACAAACTGATCGCCAGTGGGGCGATAAAACAGGACTGA
- the msrA gene encoding peptide-methionine (S)-S-oxide reductase MsrA, whose product MTAVIPGTTLAIHPERFPDAAIDLPANGLQKAVLGGGCFWCVEAVYQNLEGVQSVVSGYTGGEPDKANYEAVCTGQSGHAEVVEIAYDSNLISYGDLLKVFFSVAHDPTQKDRQGNDRGPQYRSSIFYASEEQKSVAEAYMQQLENAGAFTAPIVTTLEPLDEFFPGEDYHQNFARRNPQQGYIRVVAQPKVEKLIQSFPDKLKGDA is encoded by the coding sequence ATGACAGCGGTTATCCCCGGCACCACCCTCGCCATTCACCCTGAACGCTTCCCCGATGCCGCCATCGACTTGCCTGCCAACGGCCTGCAGAAAGCCGTGTTGGGCGGGGGCTGCTTCTGGTGTGTGGAGGCCGTGTACCAGAACCTGGAAGGGGTCCAGAGTGTGGTGTCCGGCTATACTGGTGGCGAGCCCGACAAGGCCAATTACGAGGCCGTCTGCACCGGTCAATCCGGCCATGCGGAAGTGGTGGAAATCGCCTATGACAGCAACCTGATTAGCTACGGCGACCTGCTCAAAGTGTTCTTCTCTGTGGCCCATGACCCCACCCAGAAAGACCGCCAGGGCAACGACCGCGGCCCGCAATATCGCTCTTCTATCTTTTATGCCAGTGAAGAGCAGAAAAGTGTGGCTGAAGCCTACATGCAGCAGCTGGAAAACGCGGGCGCCTTTACTGCTCCGATCGTGACCACCTTAGAACCCCTTGACGAATTCTTCCCGGGTGAGGACTACCATCAGAACTTCGCACGCCGGAATCCACAGCAAGGCTATATTCGCGTGGTGGCACAACCCAAAGTAGAAAAACTCATCCAATCCTTCCCGGACAAACTCAAAGGAGATGCCTGA
- a CDS encoding OmpA family protein — protein sequence MKGCMRISTLAASVMLASNAMAAEDNAEPTRQYLAPMLHYLILDEDRDLARNGLGGGLIYGRQLSDHVWWETEGNAFGLDSGIEGATDFYQYSVSTGLAYAFGDREGFTPFVLAQIGGIYEDVVPDDDDGINLHANVGLGAVTGPLFDNGLKLRVEGRYMYDDFDGVSGTASDGEGGFNDWRVSLGLEIPLGVTRTVEVEKIVYETREVEKVVEKVVAEADSDNDGIPDSRDKCPNTLAGGKVDGQGCLLKNQTISFNNIGFELNSAKITATSRPTLDKLAQSLLSQTDFNVEIAGHTDSSGSAEYNETLSDKRANSVREYLIEKGVSGDRLTSRGYGEVDPVASNETASGRAMNRRVEFRVSE from the coding sequence ATGAAAGGATGCATGCGCATCAGCACATTGGCCGCCAGTGTCATGTTGGCATCGAATGCCATGGCCGCTGAGGACAATGCTGAACCGACTCGCCAATATCTGGCACCGATGCTTCATTACCTGATTCTCGACGAGGACCGGGATCTTGCCCGTAATGGTTTGGGTGGTGGTCTGATTTACGGCCGCCAGCTTTCTGATCATGTGTGGTGGGAAACGGAAGGCAATGCCTTCGGCCTGGATTCCGGTATCGAGGGAGCCACGGATTTTTACCAGTACTCCGTGAGCACAGGTCTGGCCTACGCGTTTGGTGATCGCGAAGGGTTTACGCCTTTTGTACTGGCCCAAATCGGCGGCATCTACGAAGACGTGGTGCCCGATGATGACGACGGGATCAACCTGCACGCCAATGTGGGGTTGGGCGCAGTCACGGGTCCGCTCTTCGATAATGGCCTCAAGCTGCGCGTGGAAGGCCGTTACATGTATGACGATTTCGACGGCGTGTCAGGTACCGCTTCCGATGGCGAAGGTGGTTTCAATGACTGGCGTGTTTCTTTGGGTCTGGAAATTCCGCTGGGCGTCACACGCACTGTGGAAGTAGAAAAGATTGTCTACGAGACCCGTGAAGTGGAAAAAGTGGTCGAGAAAGTGGTTGCTGAAGCCGACAGCGATAATGACGGCATTCCGGACAGCCGCGACAAGTGCCCAAATACGCTTGCCGGAGGCAAGGTGGATGGTCAGGGCTGTCTTCTCAAGAATCAGACCATTTCCTTTAACAATATTGGCTTTGAGCTGAACTCAGCGAAGATTACCGCTACATCTCGTCCGACCCTGGACAAACTGGCCCAATCTCTGCTGTCCCAAACGGATTTCAACGTGGAAATTGCCGGCCATACCGACAGCAGCGGTTCCGCCGAATACAACGAAACGTTGTCTGATAAACGTGCCAATTCCGTCCGTGAATACCTGATTGAAAAAGGTGTTTCCGGTGATCGTCTGACGTCCCGTGGATATGGCGAAGTGGATCCGGTTGCCAGCAATGAAACAGCATCCGGTCGCGCAATGAACCGTCGTGTTGAATTCCGCGTCAGCGAATAA
- a CDS encoding 4-hydroxyphenylacetate 3-hydroxylase N-terminal domain-containing protein gives MNAATPAPSREESAQDRWDRIPVLKTGEDYLASLRNRGTRLFLFGELIDEPADHPIIKPSINALRASYDLAIEDPELATAWSPLIEQQVNRFLHIVESPDDLVMKNKMQRRMGQITGTCFQRCTGLDTISVLHSVTYEIDEKHGTHYHQRYLEFLKEAQRKNILIAAGMTDPKGDRSKRPSEQADPDMFMRVTRRTDKGIYVKGVKAHMTGGWNQHWICVLPTMNLGEDDKDYAVVGMIPGDAEGITYIYGRQSCDTRAMEGGDIDQGNAQYGGQEVLVYFDDVFIPHEHVFMDGEYEFAQELVTRFTAYHRASYVCKTGLGDVMVGAAASIVEYNGLEKVSHIRDKLVEMTHLNETIYSSGIASSHEAKKMPSGIFMNDTMLANVCKHNVTRFPYEISRLAQDLAGGIMVTMPSEQDLENEEAGEIIRRFLKGREDIPTEDRMRILRLIENMTLGRNAVGYLTESMHGAGSPQAQRIQILRGMEVEKKKWHARKLAGIKQEG, from the coding sequence ATGAACGCCGCAACCCCTGCCCCGTCACGCGAAGAATCCGCCCAGGACCGCTGGGACCGTATCCCCGTTCTCAAAACCGGCGAGGACTATCTGGCCAGCCTGCGTAACCGTGGCACCCGCCTGTTCCTGTTCGGCGAGCTGATTGACGAGCCGGCTGACCATCCGATTATCAAGCCCAGCATCAATGCCCTGCGTGCCAGCTATGACCTGGCCATCGAGGATCCGGAACTGGCCACTGCCTGGTCACCCTTGATCGAGCAACAGGTGAACCGTTTTCTGCACATCGTGGAATCTCCCGATGATCTGGTGATGAAGAACAAGATGCAGCGTCGCATGGGCCAGATTACCGGCACCTGTTTCCAGCGCTGTACCGGTCTGGACACCATCAGCGTGCTGCACTCCGTCACCTACGAAATCGACGAGAAGCACGGCACCCATTACCACCAGCGCTACCTGGAATTCCTCAAGGAAGCCCAGCGCAAGAACATCCTTATTGCCGCAGGCATGACCGATCCGAAAGGTGACCGCAGCAAGCGGCCCTCCGAGCAGGCTGATCCGGATATGTTCATGCGTGTCACCCGTCGCACCGACAAGGGCATCTACGTGAAAGGTGTGAAGGCCCACATGACCGGCGGCTGGAACCAGCACTGGATCTGCGTACTGCCCACCATGAACCTGGGTGAAGATGACAAGGACTACGCTGTTGTCGGCATGATACCCGGCGACGCCGAAGGCATCACCTACATCTACGGCCGCCAGAGCTGCGACACCCGCGCCATGGAAGGCGGCGATATCGACCAGGGGAACGCCCAGTACGGCGGCCAGGAAGTACTGGTCTACTTCGACGATGTGTTCATTCCCCACGAGCACGTATTCATGGACGGCGAATACGAATTCGCCCAGGAACTGGTCACCCGCTTTACCGCCTACCACCGCGCCAGCTATGTATGTAAAACCGGCCTGGGCGACGTGATGGTGGGTGCTGCCGCTTCCATCGTGGAATACAACGGCCTGGAAAAGGTCAGCCACATCCGGGACAAGCTGGTAGAAATGACCCACCTGAACGAGACCATCTACTCCTCCGGTATCGCCAGCTCCCACGAAGCGAAGAAGATGCCCAGCGGCATCTTCATGAACGACACCATGCTGGCCAATGTGTGCAAGCACAACGTCACCCGCTTCCCCTACGAGATTTCCCGCCTCGCCCAGGACCTGGCCGGTGGCATCATGGTCACCATGCCCAGCGAGCAGGACCTGGAAAACGAAGAAGCCGGCGAGATCATCCGCCGCTTTCTGAAAGGTCGGGAAGATATCCCCACGGAAGATCGCATGCGCATCCTGCGACTGATCGAGAACATGACCCTGGGCCGCAATGCCGTGGGTTACCTCACTGAGTCCATGCATGGTGCCGGCAGCCCCCAGGCCCAGCGTATCCAGATTCTCCGCGGCATGGAGGTGGAGAAGAAGAAGTGGCATGCCCGTAAACTGGCAGGTATCAAGCAGGAGGGCTGA
- the msrB gene encoding peptide-methionine (R)-S-oxide reductase MsrB, whose translation MATSSSGYDLTPLSDAEKHSNAANLTDEERRILLNQGTEPPFCGGLLDNKEDGVYHCKLCDLPLFSSSSKFESGTGWPSFYEPFDNDHIRELRDTSHGMVRVEIRCARCDGHLGHVFPDGPAPTGLRYCLNSASMNFKA comes from the coding sequence ATGGCCACGTCTTCAAGCGGCTACGACCTGACCCCGCTGAGTGATGCCGAAAAACACAGCAATGCCGCCAACCTGACGGATGAAGAGCGGCGCATCCTGCTCAACCAGGGCACCGAGCCGCCCTTTTGTGGCGGGCTGCTGGATAACAAGGAAGACGGCGTCTATCACTGCAAGCTGTGTGACCTGCCCCTGTTCAGTTCGTCCAGCAAGTTCGAGTCCGGCACCGGCTGGCCCAGTTTTTATGAGCCGTTCGACAACGATCATATCCGCGAATTGCGCGATACCAGCCACGGCATGGTGCGGGTGGAAATCCGCTGTGCCCGCTGCGACGGCCATCTTGGCCACGTGTTCCCCGACGGCCCCGCGCCCACAGGCCTGCGCTACTGCCTCAATTCAGCCTCCATGAACTTCAAGGCCTGA
- a CDS encoding AraC family transcriptional regulator, translating to MTTTLLPASILPGLLEVSLRSQLDIPALFERLGIDVEIVGRSDRFISLSQLDELLYTAFMESRDPLFGLRIGADNHYGNLDLLGNLMATAQTLAAGMAILFQYKDLLVPYLDFALTEVDGQARLTVQPAGGPLRFTGTRIHNDLVVATMVAIGRSLLAGPLPLSQVWLQHSPADNSELAHYKDFFQCPVRFSAPANAIEFPASLLSSALPRAFPKYHDRLKRSADQVLSGLSRAGGISGKVLLRMQEMLGHSDITIDAVAALLAMSPRTLQRRLHEEGTRFAVLRDQVKHRYACQMLIDGEDDMGALAQHLGFSDTANFYHAFKRWQGCAPGEYRRRNRAG from the coding sequence ATGACAACAACATTGCTTCCTGCCTCGATTCTGCCCGGTTTGCTGGAAGTTTCCCTGCGCAGCCAGCTGGATATTCCGGCGCTGTTCGAACGGCTGGGTATCGATGTGGAGATTGTTGGGCGCAGTGACCGGTTCATCAGCCTCAGTCAGCTTGATGAACTGTTATATACCGCTTTCATGGAAAGTCGGGATCCGCTGTTTGGCCTGCGTATCGGTGCAGACAACCATTACGGTAATCTGGATTTGCTGGGCAACCTGATGGCCACGGCACAGACCCTGGCAGCGGGGATGGCCATTCTTTTTCAGTACAAGGATTTACTGGTGCCCTACCTGGATTTCGCATTAACCGAGGTGGACGGGCAGGCGCGGCTAACGGTGCAGCCCGCTGGTGGGCCGTTGCGTTTCACCGGTACCCGCATTCACAACGATCTGGTGGTGGCGACCATGGTGGCGATCGGTCGTTCCCTGCTGGCTGGCCCGTTGCCGTTATCGCAGGTGTGGTTGCAGCATTCACCGGCGGACAACAGCGAGCTGGCTCACTACAAAGACTTCTTTCAGTGTCCTGTGCGGTTTTCGGCGCCGGCCAATGCCATCGAATTTCCCGCCTCCTTGCTGTCGTCTGCCTTGCCGCGTGCTTTCCCCAAATACCATGATCGATTGAAGCGCTCTGCAGACCAGGTGCTGTCCGGTTTGTCACGGGCGGGAGGAATATCGGGCAAGGTTTTGCTGCGCATGCAGGAGATGCTCGGCCACAGCGATATCACCATTGATGCCGTGGCGGCATTGCTGGCCATGAGCCCGCGCACCCTGCAACGCCGGCTGCATGAGGAAGGTACCCGGTTTGCCGTGCTACGGGACCAGGTCAAACATCGTTATGCCTGCCAGATGCTCATTGATGGCGAGGACGACATGGGGGCCCTGGCCCAGCATCTGGGGTTCTCCGATACTGCCAACTTCTACCACGCCTTCAAGCGTTGGCAGGGCTGTGCGCCCGGGGAGTACCGGCGCCGCAACCGCGCAGGCTAG
- a CDS encoding transporter substrate-binding domain-containing protein has product MRSVATVWLMFCLALMVGCDSNSGDAVPEVGEAVSTFENYEETGDLSDLRERGYIRLLAPRFDEPSGLPRDGIPRVDYQVQAEAFVRSLDMEPRWVYADDFGELDDLLNAGSADIIVTNYSVTAARRKNLSFSTPVNSVQEKLVLPAALADTPLSEMETLVISVPEGTAYLETAEKLARRHEHVSVEVLHDDLSDEELVQAVAMGELKATIIDSNMLSILLDPNDADSPVVAGPVVNRKRRIAWAVRKNSSELLDRINQYITSERVITSVDDPELRDWAAIKESGVLRVITSNNPASYFMWRGELMGFDYDLIRHFAKQHHLRVSVRVEESPTAMFAALNSGEGDVIAASMTRTDEREKLGWMFSKRYLEINEQLIGRADESPFTSLDDLAGRSVAVGPDSAFLETLQDLKRGGLEFDIVQVDGVTTEQLIDAVAHGIYDLTMADSHLAAMESTYRDDIAVLYQYEPAKEIAWGLRPEQGTLKEQLDNYISRQYRGLFYNVTFNRYFKEKKTIATHVEYRVTAGKAISPYDGLVKDESLKYGLDWRLITSQMYQESRFNPNARSFAGAQGLLQVMPRTGRQFGYSNLTNPQNGVEAGLAYMDWLEQRFPARLDLAEKLYFTLAAYNAGHGHVEDARRLAQRIGKDPDKWFGNVEEAMLLLAKPQYARQARYGYVRGSEPVKYVREIKNRYLGYVEALGESS; this is encoded by the coding sequence ATGCGATCTGTAGCGACTGTCTGGCTGATGTTCTGTTTGGCCCTGATGGTGGGCTGTGACTCCAACAGTGGTGACGCAGTGCCGGAGGTCGGCGAGGCCGTCAGTACGTTCGAAAACTATGAAGAAACGGGGGATCTGTCTGATCTGCGCGAGCGAGGCTACATCCGCCTGTTGGCCCCCCGCTTCGATGAGCCTTCCGGATTGCCTCGGGACGGGATTCCCAGGGTGGATTATCAAGTACAGGCGGAAGCCTTTGTGCGTTCCCTGGATATGGAGCCGCGCTGGGTGTATGCGGATGATTTTGGTGAGCTGGATGATCTGCTCAATGCCGGCAGCGCCGATATCATCGTTACCAACTATTCGGTAACGGCTGCCCGCAGAAAGAATTTGTCTTTTTCCACACCGGTAAATTCCGTCCAGGAGAAGCTGGTGTTGCCTGCTGCGCTGGCAGACACCCCATTGTCGGAAATGGAGACGCTGGTCATTTCCGTACCGGAGGGAACCGCTTATCTGGAAACCGCAGAAAAATTGGCGCGCCGTCACGAGCATGTGAGTGTGGAGGTGCTGCATGACGACCTCTCCGACGAGGAACTGGTGCAGGCAGTGGCGATGGGGGAGCTGAAAGCCACCATCATCGACAGCAACATGCTGAGCATCCTGTTGGATCCCAATGATGCGGACAGTCCTGTTGTTGCCGGGCCGGTGGTGAACCGCAAGCGCCGCATCGCGTGGGCGGTGCGCAAGAACAGTAGCGAACTGCTGGACAGGATCAATCAATACATCACCAGCGAGCGGGTGATTACCTCGGTGGATGATCCCGAGTTGAGGGACTGGGCGGCGATCAAGGAAAGCGGCGTCCTGCGAGTGATTACCTCCAACAACCCGGCCAGCTATTTCATGTGGCGGGGCGAGCTGATGGGCTTCGATTACGACCTTATTCGCCACTTTGCCAAACAGCACCACCTGCGCGTGAGCGTACGGGTGGAAGAGTCGCCCACCGCCATGTTTGCTGCGTTGAACAGTGGCGAGGGAGACGTGATTGCGGCTTCCATGACCCGCACGGATGAGCGGGAGAAGCTGGGCTGGATGTTCAGCAAGCGATATCTGGAAATCAACGAGCAGCTAATCGGCCGCGCCGATGAGTCCCCGTTTACAAGTCTGGATGATCTGGCGGGCCGTTCCGTGGCGGTGGGGCCGGACAGCGCCTTTCTGGAGACGCTTCAGGACCTCAAGCGTGGCGGGCTGGAATTCGACATCGTTCAGGTTGACGGAGTGACCACCGAACAGCTGATCGATGCGGTGGCCCACGGCATCTACGATCTGACCATGGCAGACAGCCATCTGGCGGCGATGGAATCCACTTACCGAGATGATATTGCCGTGCTGTATCAGTATGAACCGGCCAAGGAAATTGCCTGGGGACTCCGGCCAGAGCAGGGCACTCTCAAGGAGCAGTTGGACAACTATATTTCCCGCCAGTACCGCGGCTTGTTCTATAACGTGACGTTTAACCGCTACTTCAAGGAAAAGAAAACCATTGCCACCCATGTGGAATACCGGGTAACCGCAGGCAAGGCAATCTCGCCGTACGATGGGCTGGTAAAGGATGAATCCCTTAAATACGGGCTCGACTGGCGTCTGATTACGTCGCAGATGTACCAGGAGAGTCGATTCAACCCCAATGCCCGCTCTTTTGCCGGTGCTCAGGGGTTGCTGCAGGTAATGCCGCGCACCGGGCGGCAATTTGGTTACAGTAATCTGACCAATCCCCAGAATGGTGTGGAGGCGGGGTTGGCCTACATGGATTGGCTGGAGCAGCGTTTCCCTGCGCGACTTGATCTGGCCGAGAAACTGTATTTCACCCTGGCGGCCTACAATGCCGGCCATGGTCACGTGGAAGATGCACGGCGCCTGGCTCAGCGTATTGGCAAGGATCCGGACAAGTGGTTCGGTAATGTGGAGGAAGCCATGTTGCTGTTGGCCAAGCCCCAATATGCGCGGCAGGCACGTTATGGCTACGTCCGTGGCTCAGAACCGGTGAAGTACGTTCGGGAAATCAAGAATCGTTATCTGGGCTATGTGGAAGCGCTGGGGGAAAGCTCCTGA